From the Leptospira biflexa serovar Patoc strain 'Patoc 1 (Paris)' genome, one window contains:
- a CDS encoding transmembrane 220 family protein, whose translation MKLFSLLCVPIFFLFAYLQLNDPDPYVWFPIYAIVGIFAGIRMFRRLPKWIGYGIIPLYLVLSVYYATEAPYFGMEVEEVRESLGLLIAAGAVWVFVFKK comes from the coding sequence ATGAAACTTTTTTCTCTTCTCTGTGTTCCCATTTTCTTTTTATTCGCCTATTTACAACTGAACGATCCCGATCCCTATGTATGGTTTCCGATTTATGCGATTGTAGGGATCTTTGCTGGTATTCGAATGTTTCGAAGATTACCGAAATGGATTGGGTATGGAATCATCCCCCTGTATCTAGTTTTATCGGTCTACTATGCTACAGAGGCTCCCTATTTTGGAATGGAGGTGGAAGAAGTGCGAGAGTCATTGGGACTTCTCATCGCCGCAGGCGCTGTTTGGGTATTCGTGTTTAAAAAATAA